Proteins from a genomic interval of Lysobacter stagni:
- a CDS encoding sensor domain-containing phosphodiesterase, translating to MLADTLQEALPPGSEVAVLWRDPQGVVAAGSASAGATSTLANRAESLLGREPVGQHSHRIEASWTSPEGVRVAMAAQLPGPIATETRSMWIALARQVIHAHLVALRTLARAESLEKSERLQQALFEIADLAGSDLELADMLRRLHTVVAGLMYAANLYIVLYDDVRDTLRFLYFADQRDTYVAEPERDIPIEEMPNSVTVALLRHGEPLQGPSADIRERLGVARDSRHGPDSEDWLGVPMRRDDRICGAIVVQSYDRPDVYGEEERALLAFVAQHILTALDRFHAREELERRVEERTQALQLSNRDLQAEIIERQRAERLQRALFRIAELSITSETLERFYTQVHDVVSDLLYARNFYIALLTDDGERLEFPYSIDERDAVRETRKLTSGLTEYVIERGRPLLADRKRIAALESQGLVRSRGSLAHCWLGVPLFRNEAVVGVITVQSYSPAINFSQRDQELLTFVAHHISIGLARKQSQDRLVTAHAELEQRVDSRTRELAQANAELLSQIGERLRVEQQLTHQAMHDALTGLPNRSQLLDRLAQAIAHAHADSSRTFAVLFLDLDRFKLVNDSVGHAAGDELLIETGRRIVDAVRTGDTVARLGGDEYAILIENIEGPQVAEELAQRVLRALGEPCWIAGREVFPSASLGIALWHPRYRTGAELLRDADAAMYRAKSAGRDRWAVFDEAMREEAVRILDLEADLRRAINGDGFVAFYQPIVRLDDQRVIGHEALLRWRHERRGLLTPSEFIGVGEDSGLIEEVDWILYGQVMEELARGGEGYISVNVSPRHFRSSDFADRLLRMIDQAGADPHRLRIEITEVALLDDVPRALRMLRTLRSHGVLAQLDDFGTGFSALSYLHRFPIECLKIDQSFVAGLVGDTQPESVAVVRAIQALAGTLGIHTIGEGVENEAQRATLRELGCAYGQGYLFGYPTERTHTVPLRLAVTG from the coding sequence GTGCTTGCGGACACCCTGCAGGAGGCGCTCCCGCCCGGCTCGGAAGTGGCCGTGCTCTGGCGCGATCCCCAGGGCGTGGTGGCGGCGGGGTCGGCCTCGGCAGGGGCGACCAGCACCCTGGCCAACCGTGCCGAATCGCTGCTGGGGCGCGAGCCCGTCGGCCAGCACTCGCATCGCATCGAAGCCAGCTGGACCTCGCCGGAAGGGGTGCGGGTGGCGATGGCGGCGCAGCTGCCCGGTCCGATCGCGACGGAAACGCGTTCGATGTGGATCGCGCTGGCCCGCCAGGTGATCCATGCGCACCTGGTCGCGCTGCGCACGCTGGCGCGCGCCGAATCGCTGGAGAAGTCCGAACGCCTGCAGCAGGCGCTGTTCGAGATCGCCGACCTCGCCGGCTCGGATCTCGAACTGGCCGACATGCTGCGCCGGTTGCACACCGTCGTCGCCGGCCTGATGTACGCGGCGAATCTGTACATCGTCCTGTACGACGATGTGCGCGACACGCTGCGCTTCCTGTACTTCGCCGACCAGCGCGACACCTACGTCGCCGAACCCGAACGCGACATCCCCATCGAGGAGATGCCCAACAGCGTGACCGTCGCGCTGTTGCGGCACGGCGAGCCGCTGCAGGGCCCTTCGGCCGACATCCGCGAACGGCTCGGCGTGGCGCGCGACAGCCGCCATGGCCCCGACAGCGAGGACTGGCTGGGCGTGCCGATGCGCCGCGACGACCGCATCTGCGGCGCGATCGTGGTGCAGAGCTACGACCGTCCCGACGTCTACGGCGAGGAGGAACGCGCGCTGCTGGCGTTCGTCGCTCAGCACATCCTCACCGCACTGGACCGCTTCCATGCGCGCGAGGAACTCGAACGCCGCGTCGAGGAACGCACCCAGGCATTGCAGCTGAGCAACCGCGACCTGCAGGCCGAGATCATCGAGCGTCAGCGCGCCGAACGCCTGCAGCGCGCACTGTTCCGCATCGCCGAGCTGTCGATCACCTCCGAAACGCTCGAGCGCTTCTACACGCAGGTGCACGACGTCGTCAGCGACCTGCTGTACGCGCGCAACTTCTACATCGCGTTGCTCACCGATGACGGCGAGCGGCTGGAATTCCCGTACTCCATCGACGAGCGCGATGCCGTGCGCGAGACCCGCAAGCTCACCTCGGGCCTGACCGAGTACGTGATCGAGCGCGGTCGACCGCTGCTGGCCGACCGCAAGCGCATCGCCGCGCTCGAGTCGCAGGGGCTGGTGCGCAGTCGCGGTTCGCTCGCGCACTGCTGGCTGGGCGTGCCGCTGTTCCGCAACGAGGCGGTCGTGGGCGTGATTACCGTGCAGAGCTACTCGCCGGCGATCAACTTCAGCCAGCGCGACCAGGAACTGCTCACCTTCGTCGCCCACCACATTTCCATCGGCCTGGCGCGCAAGCAGTCGCAGGATCGCCTGGTGACCGCGCACGCCGAGCTGGAACAGCGCGTGGACTCGCGCACCCGCGAGCTGGCGCAGGCCAACGCGGAGCTGCTGTCGCAGATCGGCGAGCGCCTGAGGGTGGAGCAGCAGCTCACCCACCAGGCCATGCACGACGCGTTGACCGGCCTGCCCAACCGCAGCCAGCTGCTGGATCGGCTGGCGCAGGCCATCGCGCACGCGCACGCCGATTCCAGCCGCACCTTCGCCGTGCTGTTCCTCGACCTGGACCGCTTCAAGCTGGTCAACGACAGCGTGGGCCACGCGGCGGGCGACGAACTGCTGATCGAGACCGGTCGCCGCATCGTCGATGCCGTGCGCACCGGTGACACGGTCGCACGCCTGGGTGGCGACGAGTACGCCATCCTGATCGAGAACATCGAGGGCCCGCAGGTCGCCGAGGAGCTCGCGCAGCGCGTGCTGCGCGCGCTGGGCGAGCCGTGCTGGATCGCCGGGCGCGAGGTGTTCCCCTCCGCAAGCCTGGGCATCGCGCTGTGGCATCCGCGCTACCGCACCGGTGCCGAACTGCTTCGCGATGCCGACGCCGCCATGTACCGGGCCAAGTCGGCCGGCCGCGATCGCTGGGCGGTATTCGATGAGGCCATGCGCGAGGAGGCCGTGCGCATCCTCGACCTGGAAGCCGACCTGCGCCGCGCGATCAACGGCGACGGTTTCGTCGCGTTCTACCAGCCGATCGTTCGCCTGGACGACCAGCGCGTCATCGGCCACGAAGCCCTGCTGCGCTGGCGCCATGAGCGGCGCGGCCTGCTCACGCCCAGCGAGTTCATCGGTGTGGGCGAGGACAGCGGCCTGATCGAGGAGGTCGACTGGATCCTCTACGGGCAGGTCATGGAGGAGCTGGCGCGGGGCGGGGAAGGGTACATCTCGGTCAACGTGTCGCCGCGGCACTTCCGCTCGTCGGACTTCGCCGACCGCCTGCTGCGCATGATCGACCAGGCCGGCGCGGACCCGCACCGCCTGCGCATCGAGATCACCGAGGTCGCCCTGCTGGACGACGTCCCGCGCGCGCTGCGCATGCTGCGCACGCTGCGCAGCCACGGCGTGCTGGCTCAGCTGGACGACTTCGGCACCGGCTTCTCGGCGCTGTCGTACCTGCACCGGTTCCCGATCGAGTGCCTGAAGATCGACCAGAGTTTCGTTGCCGGCCTGGTGGGCGATACCCAGCCCGAAAGCGTGGCCGTGGTGCGCGCCATCCAGGCGCTGGCGGGCACCCTGGGCATCCACACCATCGGCGAAGGCGTCGAGAACGAAGCCCAGCGGGCCACCCTGCGCGAGCTGGGCTGCGCCTACGGCCAGGGCTATCTGTTCGGCTACCCCACCGAGCGCACCCACACGGTGCCCCTGCGGCTGGCCGTTACCGGCTAA
- a CDS encoding N-acetylmuramoyl-L-alanine amidase family protein → MSDPKRTWRRASKILLTVAVLLGGSAHAEQAPPMIRPAELSSSERAELEAMMAEHIQLTLKEMKPAEGQEFPAKVVVRFDPEGNMLMVELGRRFVLKPDGTLNGAYVPDQLHMLTAVMDTMVAEVKYVGINYLFDGKNIVYYYPDLKPRAKKASSTQQDSSYPPFPPYIPPPVNDDPSRMYLPPQPYPLVAYNPPSVAINPGHGLYKLYSAGTLDPNYRWTTQRDPSNGLVEDEITPLYATEVKQWFSERSPGIDTFSTRSTSPLVHEQSTRESGSTHLWTDIGAKYHVEQLYPGRTDLWDVTSRTDNQRDRAKDINSRALFADEMGALAMISLHTNAAPDATTALTARGTQVFYATGQAEGLALASSIACHMEELIHAQPTYQNWTMRETRPSDQYAENSGSMPSALVEIAFHTNPDDALALQDSRFRTASMKGVEKGYRMWREAKPCQPLAIASVTDSTAPRGDKAASDIHFKGYPTFPVTLKLDIVKCPAGWTCTGGNSTYQSSQASPLTWMFACNASTTGVTRVRSTLIDADGVTSNPVESNVTCTTSTGTTDSSQGSPFPIVGSAQ, encoded by the coding sequence GTGAGCGATCCGAAAAGGACTTGGCGCCGGGCGTCGAAAATTCTGCTAACCGTTGCCGTTCTGTTAGGGGGCAGTGCTCATGCGGAACAGGCCCCTCCAATGATCAGGCCGGCGGAACTGAGCAGTTCGGAACGAGCCGAGCTGGAAGCAATGATGGCCGAGCATATCCAGCTGACACTCAAGGAAATGAAGCCCGCGGAGGGGCAGGAGTTCCCGGCCAAGGTCGTTGTACGGTTCGATCCCGAAGGAAACATGCTGATGGTTGAGCTAGGGCGACGGTTTGTACTTAAGCCCGATGGAACGTTGAACGGCGCATACGTGCCAGACCAGTTGCACATGCTCACCGCCGTCATGGACACGATGGTCGCCGAGGTGAAGTACGTCGGCATCAATTACCTGTTCGACGGCAAGAACATCGTCTACTACTACCCAGACCTGAAACCAAGAGCAAAGAAGGCCAGCAGCACCCAGCAGGACTCCAGCTACCCCCCGTTTCCGCCGTACATCCCTCCGCCGGTCAATGACGACCCTTCGCGAATGTACCTCCCGCCGCAACCCTATCCGCTCGTCGCCTACAACCCCCCGAGCGTCGCCATCAACCCTGGGCACGGACTCTACAAGCTCTACAGCGCCGGGACGCTTGATCCGAACTACCGCTGGACCACCCAGCGCGACCCGTCCAACGGCCTGGTGGAAGACGAGATAACCCCGCTTTATGCCACCGAGGTGAAGCAATGGTTCTCGGAGCGCAGCCCGGGTATCGACACCTTCTCGACGCGGTCTACCTCTCCTCTGGTTCACGAACAGAGCACTCGGGAGTCTGGCAGCACTCACCTCTGGACCGACATAGGTGCCAAGTACCATGTGGAACAGTTGTATCCGGGGCGGACGGATCTTTGGGACGTCACATCAAGAACTGACAACCAGCGTGATCGCGCAAAAGACATCAACTCCCGCGCCCTGTTCGCTGATGAGATGGGCGCGCTCGCGATGATCAGCCTGCATACGAATGCCGCACCCGACGCCACCACCGCGCTTACAGCCCGAGGGACGCAGGTCTTCTATGCCACAGGGCAGGCTGAAGGCTTAGCACTCGCTTCCAGCATTGCCTGCCATATGGAAGAACTGATTCATGCGCAACCCACATACCAGAACTGGACGATGCGTGAGACTCGACCAAGTGACCAGTACGCGGAGAACTCCGGTTCCATGCCCTCTGCATTGGTCGAGATTGCCTTCCACACAAACCCGGATGATGCCCTCGCGCTACAGGACTCGCGCTTTCGCACCGCATCGATGAAAGGCGTCGAGAAGGGCTATCGGATGTGGCGCGAAGCAAAGCCCTGCCAACCCTTGGCTATTGCGAGCGTGACGGATTCGACTGCCCCCAGGGGCGACAAAGCAGCATCTGACATCCACTTCAAAGGTTACCCAACCTTTCCAGTCACGCTGAAACTCGACATCGTGAAGTGCCCAGCGGGATGGACATGCACAGGTGGAAACTCGACCTATCAATCGAGCCAGGCATCCCCGCTGACCTGGATGTTTGCATGCAACGCGAGCACGACAGGAGTCACACGCGTCCGGAGCACGTTGATCGATGCGGATGGCGTTACGTCCAATCCGGTAGAGTCGAATGTGACGTGCACGACGTCCACTGGAACAACTGATTCAAGTCAAGGCTCGCCATTTCCTATCGTCGGAAGTGCGCAGTAA
- a CDS encoding TonB-dependent receptor, whose protein sequence is MKRSTLNRNMRRSALTVALGLCFASGVHAQQTGGSVFGQATAGETVVIENSATGFRREVAVGADGAFRVPALSPGNYRVTLQRADGTTTVRDGVAVSLGTGTPVSFGASASSGSATTLESVVVTGAQVVNPIDVSSVESTTILTAAQIAKIPVARDATSVALLAPGTVRGDNAFGNLASFGGSSVAENQYYLNGFNITNSFRGLNFAQVPYEAIAEQQVKTGGYGAEFGRSLGGVVNMISKRGTNEFHAGGNVFWSPKSLRSEVASTYYANPLADNDINPVGSVREDNSEDTEEQWNSSIWASGALIKDTLFAYGLLSYSQKEQNYWNTQGNTYFPNNNFHEKEKGNPTWLVKLDWNISDNHLLEFTSFSDQRDTTRQTYLNGASPLSRGGLVGTSYEESGGDNYVAKYTGYLTDTFTLSALYGYGEYSRSRHLITAGGQRVEYGGDLNQPATGCPIITDIRPGYRKAVTGTYASTCNITGGAIPRSDSGDTRDMFRIDAEWQLGDHRVRGGIDVDEYESVAGNSNEGGRLWRYSTTDRDGDPNSGDEFDVVREQIVNQGSTVKVKSQAYYLEDYWSISDTFLAYIGARWDTFENYNGEGQKYVEIKNQFAPRLGFSWDVHGDSTFKVYGNAGRYALPLTSSVAVRGASASLFTRQNFDFSGVDPVTGAPINPTPRGGLTYVNGEFGEPKTPETIASQNLDPMYQDEFILGFQYQLTDHQNVGARGIYRKLKAAIDDNCDYTPILTIEGFSKNDDDVWVDANGREAALPSAGFPYCRMFNPGSDAVFLTDLYGDGNLKATTVPGDLLSPKAKRNYQALELFWDGSWDKWFFQASYTLARNKGNTEGGVKSDIGQADTNVTQDFDYKELAVDSYGYLPNDRRHSLKVFGNYSFNDEWSVGANLLVQSGRPINCFGVLPVGDVADGDLHGYGASFFRCGTTSAGGGYLDTNNDLVPDTLAPAGPAPRGTAGRLPWTNSIDLNIAYFPNWAKGLQFKVDVFNVFDNQKVTSVSEVAEDAVAGAPLDTYLIARTFQAPRAVRFMVQYDF, encoded by the coding sequence GTGAAACGTTCAACTCTGAACCGCAACATGCGGCGCAGCGCGCTGACCGTGGCTTTGGGTCTGTGCTTCGCGTCGGGCGTGCACGCCCAGCAGACCGGTGGCTCGGTCTTCGGTCAGGCGACGGCTGGGGAGACCGTCGTGATCGAGAACTCGGCAACGGGTTTCCGCCGCGAAGTGGCCGTGGGCGCAGATGGCGCCTTCCGCGTGCCGGCGCTGTCGCCGGGCAATTATCGAGTGACCTTGCAGCGTGCCGACGGCACCACCACCGTCCGCGACGGCGTCGCCGTCAGCCTGGGTACGGGTACGCCGGTGAGCTTCGGTGCGTCCGCATCGAGCGGCTCGGCCACCACGCTTGAGAGCGTGGTCGTGACCGGTGCGCAAGTGGTCAATCCGATCGACGTGTCCTCGGTCGAGTCCACCACGATCCTGACGGCCGCGCAGATCGCCAAGATCCCGGTCGCGCGCGATGCCACCTCCGTCGCGCTGCTGGCCCCGGGCACCGTCCGTGGCGACAACGCGTTCGGCAACCTGGCCTCGTTCGGCGGTTCGTCGGTCGCCGAGAACCAGTACTACCTCAACGGCTTCAACATCACCAACTCGTTCCGCGGCCTGAACTTCGCTCAGGTGCCGTACGAGGCGATCGCCGAGCAGCAGGTCAAGACCGGTGGCTACGGCGCCGAGTTCGGCCGTTCGCTGGGCGGCGTGGTCAACATGATCTCCAAGCGCGGTACCAACGAGTTCCACGCCGGTGGCAACGTGTTCTGGTCGCCGAAGTCGCTGCGTTCGGAAGTGGCCAGCACCTACTACGCCAATCCGCTGGCTGACAACGACATCAACCCGGTCGGTTCGGTGCGCGAGGACAACTCCGAGGACACCGAAGAGCAGTGGAACAGTTCCATCTGGGCCAGCGGCGCCCTGATCAAGGACACCCTGTTCGCCTATGGTCTGTTGTCGTACAGCCAGAAGGAACAGAACTACTGGAACACCCAGGGCAACACCTACTTCCCGAACAACAACTTCCACGAGAAGGAAAAGGGCAACCCGACCTGGTTGGTGAAGCTGGACTGGAACATCAGCGACAACCACCTGCTGGAGTTCACGTCCTTCTCCGACCAGCGCGATACCACGCGTCAGACCTACCTGAACGGCGCCTCGCCGCTCTCGCGTGGTGGTCTGGTGGGCACCTCGTACGAGGAGTCGGGCGGTGACAACTATGTCGCCAAGTACACCGGATACCTCACCGACACCTTCACCCTGTCGGCGCTGTACGGCTACGGCGAGTATTCGCGTTCCCGTCACCTGATCACGGCCGGCGGCCAGCGCGTGGAATACGGCGGTGACCTGAACCAGCCGGCCACGGGCTGCCCGATCATCACCGACATCCGCCCGGGCTATCGCAAGGCGGTCACCGGTACCTACGCGAGCACCTGCAACATCACCGGTGGCGCGATTCCGCGTTCGGACTCCGGCGACACGCGCGACATGTTCCGCATCGACGCCGAATGGCAGCTTGGCGACCACCGCGTGCGCGGCGGTATCGACGTGGACGAGTACGAGTCGGTCGCAGGCAACTCGAACGAGGGTGGCCGCTTGTGGCGCTACTCGACGACCGATCGCGATGGCGACCCGAACAGCGGCGACGAGTTCGACGTCGTCCGCGAGCAGATCGTCAACCAGGGTTCCACGGTCAAGGTCAAGTCGCAGGCGTACTACCTCGAGGACTACTGGAGCATCTCGGATACCTTCCTGGCCTACATCGGTGCGCGCTGGGATACGTTCGAGAACTACAACGGCGAGGGTCAGAAGTACGTCGAGATCAAGAACCAGTTTGCTCCGCGCTTGGGTTTCTCGTGGGACGTCCACGGCGACTCGACGTTCAAGGTCTACGGTAACGCCGGTCGTTACGCCCTGCCGCTGACTTCCAGCGTGGCCGTGCGTGGCGCCAGCGCCTCGCTGTTCACCCGCCAGAACTTCGACTTCAGCGGTGTGGATCCGGTCACGGGCGCGCCGATCAATCCCACGCCGCGTGGCGGGCTGACCTACGTCAATGGTGAATTCGGCGAGCCGAAGACGCCGGAGACGATTGCCTCGCAGAACCTCGATCCGATGTACCAGGACGAGTTCATCCTTGGCTTCCAGTACCAGCTGACCGACCACCAGAACGTCGGCGCGCGCGGCATCTACCGCAAGCTGAAGGCGGCCATCGACGACAACTGCGATTACACGCCCATCCTGACGATCGAGGGCTTCAGCAAGAACGACGATGACGTCTGGGTCGACGCCAATGGTCGCGAAGCAGCCCTGCCGAGCGCCGGCTTCCCGTACTGCCGCATGTTCAACCCGGGCTCCGACGCGGTGTTCCTGACCGACCTGTACGGCGACGGCAACCTGAAGGCCACCACTGTTCCGGGCGACCTGCTCTCGCCGAAGGCCAAGCGCAACTACCAGGCGCTTGAGCTGTTCTGGGACGGCAGCTGGGACAAGTGGTTCTTCCAGGCGTCGTACACGCTGGCCCGCAACAAGGGCAACACCGAAGGCGGCGTGAAGTCGGACATCGGCCAGGCCGATACCAACGTGACGCAGGACTTCGACTACAAGGAACTGGCGGTCGATTCGTACGGCTACCTGCCCAACGATCGTCGCCACAGCCTGAAGGTGTTCGGCAACTACTCGTTCAATGACGAGTGGTCGGTCGGTGCCAACCTGCTCGTGCAGTCGGGTCGTCCGATCAACTGCTTCGGCGTGCTGCCGGTGGGCGACGTCGCGGACGGTGATCTGCACGGCTATGGTGCCTCGTTCTTCCGTTGCGGCACGACGTCGGCCGGTGGTGGTTATCTGGACACCAACAACGACCTAGTCCCGGATACGCTGGCTCCGGCCGGTCCGGCGCCGCGCGGTACGGCGGGTCGCCTGCCCTGGACGAACTCGATCGACCTGAACATCGCCTACTTCCCCAACTGGGCGAAGGGGCTGCAGTTCAAGGTCGACGTGTTCAACGTCTTCGACAACCAGAAGGTCACCTCCGTGTCCGAAGTGGCCGAAGATGCCGTCGCCGGTGCCCCGCTCGATACGTACCTGATCGCGCGTACGTTCCAGGCTCCGCGTGCGGTGCGTTTCATGGTTCAGTACGACTTCTGA
- a CDS encoding tetratricopeptide repeat-containing sulfotransferase family protein — MNPAIPGPPPHPGAAASAQSWQRAQQFESTGQWQQARELYESMLATAPQHVPARLRMSRLEQFADRYRESRDHILQAADTVRLQASTRNIAYVTARLLEFAEEAEVASVILSADTSDPDVIRQSPTLAQHLWLAGRYEDALRFLDAMDKHTPSHPLLLFTRGNVLRYLGDADGAARLYEAALARAPHLPDLHWAIATLSRAQQALSRVPRIRAAMAQHPAGSAAQAQLLYALFREYDAAGDVDQAWAALSQGAAILHRDGAYDAGRVAARLDALRAMRPGALVAEEAPLGTLPVFVVGMPRTGTTLLDRVLGNHGWVRSLGERNDLSAAISEASGHFFQSAVQGDHHDLLQSLDMRRVGHLYMQRLRRAAPPVRYVIDKNPQNLFSIPVILQALPQARILCLRRDPMDACFSTFKELFQGDAYAWSHSLEDAASHCQQARSWMAHWQAVAPGAVRVVDYESLVDDPEGTAASLSEFLGLPAQAGLHDITRNDAPVATASSSQVREGIHARNVGAWKRYEAHLQPLRDRLDARG, encoded by the coding sequence ATGAATCCAGCCATCCCAGGTCCGCCGCCTCACCCTGGCGCCGCCGCCTCCGCGCAGAGCTGGCAGCGTGCCCAGCAGTTCGAATCGACGGGGCAGTGGCAGCAGGCGCGCGAGCTTTACGAGTCCATGCTCGCCACTGCGCCGCAGCACGTTCCAGCCCGGTTGCGGATGTCGCGGCTGGAGCAGTTCGCCGATCGCTATCGCGAATCCCGGGATCACATCCTCCAGGCCGCCGACACCGTCCGCCTGCAGGCCAGCACGCGCAACATCGCCTACGTGACGGCGCGCCTGCTCGAATTCGCCGAGGAAGCGGAAGTCGCCTCGGTCATCCTTTCCGCCGACACGTCCGATCCGGACGTGATCCGGCAATCGCCCACGCTGGCGCAGCACCTGTGGCTGGCCGGCCGTTACGAGGACGCGCTGCGCTTCCTCGACGCGATGGACAAGCACACGCCATCGCACCCGCTGTTGCTGTTCACCCGCGGCAACGTGCTGCGCTACCTCGGCGATGCCGACGGCGCGGCGCGCCTGTACGAGGCTGCGCTGGCCCGTGCGCCCCATCTTCCGGACCTGCACTGGGCCATCGCCACGCTTTCGCGGGCGCAGCAGGCCCTGTCGCGCGTTCCCCGCATTCGTGCGGCGATGGCGCAACATCCGGCCGGCAGCGCGGCGCAGGCGCAGCTGCTGTACGCGTTGTTCCGCGAATACGACGCCGCCGGCGACGTGGATCAGGCCTGGGCGGCGCTGTCGCAGGGCGCGGCGATCCTGCACCGCGACGGCGCATACGATGCCGGCCGCGTCGCAGCACGACTGGATGCGCTGCGCGCCATGCGCCCGGGCGCACTGGTCGCGGAGGAAGCCCCGCTGGGCACGCTGCCGGTCTTCGTCGTCGGCATGCCGCGCACCGGCACCACGCTGCTGGATCGCGTGCTCGGCAATCACGGCTGGGTGCGTTCGCTCGGTGAACGCAACGACCTGTCGGCGGCCATCAGCGAAGCGTCCGGCCATTTCTTCCAGTCGGCGGTGCAGGGCGATCATCACGACCTGCTGCAGTCGCTGGACATGCGTCGCGTCGGTCACCTGTACATGCAGCGTCTGCGTCGCGCGGCGCCGCCGGTGCGCTACGTGATCGACAAGAACCCGCAGAACCTCTTCAGCATTCCCGTCATCCTGCAGGCGCTGCCGCAGGCGCGCATCCTGTGCCTGCGCCGCGACCCCATGGATGCGTGCTTCTCCACATTCAAGGAGCTGTTCCAGGGCGACGCCTACGCCTGGAGCCATTCGCTCGAGGACGCCGCCTCGCACTGCCAGCAGGCGCGCTCGTGGATGGCGCACTGGCAGGCCGTCGCGCCGGGTGCGGTGCGAGTGGTCGACTACGAATCGCTCGTGGACGATCCCGAAGGCACCGCCGCCTCGCTCAGCGAATTCCTCGGGCTGCCCGCGCAGGCGGGTCTGCACGACATCACCCGCAACGATGCTCCCGTGGCCACCGCCAGCAGCAGCCAGGTGCGCGAGGGCATCCATGCGCGCAACGTGGGCGCGTGGAAGCGCTACGAGGCGCATCTGCAGCCGTTGCGCGACCGGCTGGACGCGCGCGGATGA
- a CDS encoding tetratricopeptide repeat-containing sulfotransferase family protein, translating into MNSPAPTTVRGLLAQAETLASQRDWEGAIAACEVARSLSPDSTEVLLQLSYLHSLRGDYRDADAFAVAAAETGITDPEQVKELLPRLRTFNRIDAMMACIERLKPMSRMPIPLLISVGAQLSYANLPDRAIAFLDEARHADPEYPPTLLARAQVLTYLGRFTEAEEDVTRALRRAPEIAQGYWLQAWVRKQTPDRHHVDAIRRELHRPGRKAEDIALLAFALHKELDDLERHEEAWDALTLACRAKRSRVAYDTAVTQDLFAALKSWAPASNAMAPSDGSDAMPIFIVGMHRSGTTLLEQLLDGHPQVRGLGELYDFTSAMRHATDHHCRGVIDRTLVERAAQADLAAAGQRYLDGTRWRRGEHRVFTDKLPSNFLNVGFIAQALPQAKILHMVRDPVETCFSNLRELFSEANAYSYDPIELAEYHHQYRSLMAHWHARFPGRILDVDYAQLTREPDVQMRRVAEFCGLPFDAAMLKMQSRRGVVTASAVQVRDRIQVRERPKWAPYERWLQPMIQRLRD; encoded by the coding sequence ATGAATTCCCCCGCGCCGACGACCGTTCGGGGCCTGCTGGCGCAGGCCGAGACATTGGCGTCGCAACGCGACTGGGAAGGCGCCATCGCGGCCTGCGAGGTCGCGCGTTCGCTTTCGCCCGACAGCACGGAAGTGCTGTTGCAGCTGTCGTACCTGCATTCGTTGCGCGGCGACTACCGCGATGCGGATGCGTTCGCCGTCGCCGCGGCCGAGACGGGCATCACCGACCCCGAACAGGTGAAGGAACTGCTGCCGCGACTGCGCACCTTCAATCGCATCGACGCGATGATGGCCTGCATCGAGCGGTTGAAACCGATGTCGCGCATGCCGATCCCGTTGCTGATCTCGGTCGGCGCGCAACTGAGCTACGCGAACCTGCCCGATCGCGCCATCGCTTTCCTGGATGAAGCGCGCCACGCCGATCCGGAGTATCCGCCCACGCTGCTGGCGCGTGCGCAGGTGCTGACCTACCTGGGCCGTTTCACCGAGGCCGAGGAAGACGTGACACGCGCATTGCGGCGCGCGCCGGAGATCGCCCAGGGCTATTGGCTGCAGGCATGGGTGCGCAAGCAGACGCCGGACCGCCACCACGTCGATGCGATCCGCCGCGAGCTGCATCGCCCCGGCCGCAAGGCCGAGGACATCGCGCTGCTGGCCTTCGCGCTGCACAAGGAACTCGACGACCTCGAACGTCATGAAGAAGCCTGGGACGCGCTGACGCTGGCTTGCCGCGCCAAGCGTTCACGCGTGGCCTACGACACGGCGGTCACCCAGGACCTGTTCGCTGCGCTGAAGTCGTGGGCGCCTGCCAGCAATGCGATGGCACCGTCGGATGGAAGCGACGCGATGCCGATCTTCATCGTCGGCATGCACCGGTCGGGGACGACGCTGCTGGAGCAGCTGCTCGACGGCCACCCGCAGGTGCGCGGCCTGGGTGAGCTGTACGACTTCACCAGCGCGATGCGTCACGCGACCGACCACCATTGCCGCGGCGTAATCGACCGCACGCTCGTGGAGCGCGCCGCGCAGGCCGATCTGGCCGCGGCCGGACAGCGCTACCTGGACGGCACGCGCTGGCGGCGTGGCGAACACCGCGTGTTCACCGACAAGCTGCCGTCCAACTTCCTCAATGTCGGCTTCATCGCGCAGGCCTTGCCGCAGGCGAAGATCCTGCACATGGTCCGCGACCCGGTGGAGACGTGTTTCTCCAACCTGCGCGAGCTGTTCTCCGAGGCGAACGCCTACAGCTACGACCCGATCGAGCTGGCCGAGTACCACCATCAGTACCGCAGCCTCATGGCGCACTGGCACGCACGGTTCCCGGGACGGATCCTGGATGTCGACTACGCGCAGCTCACGCGCGAGCCCGACGTGCAGATGCGCCGCGTGGCCGAGTTCTGTGGGCTTCCCTTCGATGCGGCTATGCTGAAGATGCAGTCGCGCCGCGGCGTGGTGACGGCCAGTGCGGTGCAGGTGCGCGACCGCATCCAGGTGCGTGAACGACCGAAGTGGGCGCCGTATGAGCGCTGGCTGCAGCCGATGATCCAGCGACTGCGCGACTGA